AGGCTTCTGGGAGCTGCTGGAGCACAGTACCCGTCCGTTCATTGCTTCGCATTCGAATTGCGCTGCGGTATGCAATCATCCCCGCAACCTGAGCGATGAGCAGCTGAAGGCACTGATTGTAAGGGACGGAAGAATCGGGCTTACCTTTGTCCCCTGGTTCGTACGGGATGAAGGAGCGGCCCGGCGGGAGGATATGCGGAGGCATATTGAGCATGTCTGTGGTCTTGGCGGGAGCGGACAGCTGATGTTTGGCTCGGATTTTGACGGGATTGAAGCATGGGTAGAAGGGCTGGAGCATCCGGGACAATACGCGGAGTTCGCCGAGATGCTGCTGAAATATTATCCTGAGGCGGATGTGCGGGGCTGGCTGTATGAGAATGCGTTGGGGTTCTTGAGGGAACAACTGCCTTCTTCCGCAGGTAGGGCCTCTGTTCTCGCCGGGAAGTGACTATGAATTGGAAAAACCAGGATGAAGCCATTCACAGAATCGTAATATGCCCGGAAAAAAGCCTCGCATTGTGATGCGGGTCTTTTTATTTATGGGTAAATAGATGTATAATGTTCAGTGGCTTGTACAGATACTAGAGAAAATACAAGGAGTGACTTAAAAATGAGCAAGACTGTACCCGTAGGTGTGTCGGCCCGGCATATTCACCTTACGCAGGAGCACGTAGAAGCATTGTTCGGCCCAGGTTATCAATTGACCGAGTTCAAACCCCTGTCCCAACCCGGACAATTCGCAGCGAATGAGCAAGTGGCTGTAATTGGTTCGAAAGGGAAGTTCGACAAAGTAAGAATCCTCGGACCTGCCCGTCCGGCTTCGCAGCTGGAAGTATCCCGCACAGACTCCTTCAGCCTCGGCGTGAAGGCACCTGTCCGTGAATCCGGCAATATTGAAGGAACACCAGGGATTACGATTAAAGGACCTGCCGGTGAAGTTGAGCTGGAGACTGGCGTTATTGTAGCAGCGCGCCACATCCACTTCCATACATCCGAAGCAGAAGCTTGGGGCATTGCCGATAAGCAGCTCCTGAAGGTACGTCTGGGCGGCGAACGTGGCCTGGTGCTGGAGAACGTGATTGCACGCGTATCCGACAGCTTCAAGCTGGACATGCACATCGATACTGATGAAGCTAATGCTGCCGGTGCCAACAATGGCGATACCGCTGAAATCCTAGACTAGTATTTTATAATAGGTAAGACAAGAGCAGGGGACCTTTCCTCTGCTTTTTTGTTATAAATTTTTTTGAAAAGAAAGAAATGAAAGTTTTCATATTCGCTTTTCTGTGTTATCATTATGTGTTATGACTTTGCTGAGCGCTATGTGGAGACGCCGCAAAAGGAATATTCAGTACTGGAATTAAGGATTCACCAATATATGTATGCACAATGAAGGAGATAAAATGACATTTAACGATTTGAACCTGATCCCCCCGATTCTTAAGGCGCTTAGCCTGGAAAACTATACATCCCCAACCCCTATTCAGGAAGAATCGATTCCTGCAGCATTGGCCGGTAGAGACATCCTGGGCTGTGCACAGACCGGTACCGGTAAAACGGCGGCCTTCTCATTGCCGATTATTCAGCTGCTGAGCCAGCAGCCGGGCAGAACCGGCGGAGGCAAGCGCATCCGTTCCCTGATTCTTACGCCTACCCGTGAGCTGGCATTGCAAATTCAGGAGAACATTCAGGCCTACAGCAAGTTCACAACGATCCGTTCGACAGCCATTGTCGGTGGAGTATCACAGAAGGCCCAGGAGCGGGCGCTGGCAATTGGTGCCGATATTCTGATTGCTACACCGGGCCGCCTAATCGACCTGATCAGCCAAAAGCGTGTGGATCTGCAGCATGTGCAGATTCTGGTGCTGGATGAAGCGGACCGCATGCTGGATATGGGCTTCATTCATGATGTGAAGCGGATTATCGCCAAGATGCCGCTCAAGAAGCAGACCTTGTTCTTCTCGGCGACTATGCCTACGGAGATTTCCCAGCTGGTGAAGACACTGCTTGTGAATCCGGTGAAAATCGAGATTACTCCGGTATCCTCCACGGTAGACAGAATTGAGCAGTCGATCTATCTGCTGGAGAACGGAAATAAGCAGAATCAGCTGAACCGTCTGCTGCAGGACCCGTCGATTGTATCGGCGCTGGTATTCACACGCACCAAACGCGGCGCGGACCGGGTAACCCGGGATTTAACCCGCATTAATATTACAGCACAGGCCATTCACGGCAACAAATCACAGAATGAGCGCCAGAATGCGCTGAGAAACTTCAAGAGCGGAGCGACCCGCGTGCTGGTAGCTACAGACATCGCTGCGCGCGGAATTGATATTGATGAGCTGTCCCATGTCATCAACTTCAACCTGCCGAATATTCCGGAAACCTATGTTCACCGTATTGGCCGGACCGGCCGTGCGGGAATGAGCGGCATCGCCATCTCGCTGTGTGAAGCGGAGGAAATTCCGTATCTGAAGGATATCCAAAAGCTGATCGGCAAGACAATTCCGGAGATCAAGGACCATGCATATCCGATGTCTAAGAGCAATCTGGCATTGCTGGCAGACCGTCCCGGCAAAGCACCGGTCAAACCGTCGCAGAAAGCCAAAACGAATCCGCCCCGCAAGCCGAAGTCGGAATGGTTCGCGCAAGGCAAGCAGCAGAGCGGCGGCAACACTGGTGGCGCTAAAGGCGCATCTGGCAGCGGTCATGCAGGCAGTGGAGCTAGAAGCGCTTCGGGCAGCAGTTATGCTGGCGGTGGGGCGAGAGGTGCTTCGGGGAGCGGCCATGCAGGCAGTGGAGCAAGAGGTGCTTCAGGCAATCAGGCTAATGGCAGCGGCCGTCCAGGCGGCAGCCAGAGCCCAAAATCATCCAGCGGCTCATACGGCCGTTCAAGCCAGCCGGGCAGCACACCTGGCGGCAGTCAGAGCGGTCGACCGAGCAGCCGTCCAGCGGCTAAAGCGGGCCGTTCGTAATTCGGTTTTGCAAACACAAACACCCGCCATTCTCAGGATCTCACTGAAATGGCGGGTGTTTGTCTGTTCCACGTCCTCTTATCTGTTACATCGCTTCTT
The sequence above is a segment of the Paenibacillus sp. FSL R7-0204 genome. Coding sequences within it:
- the pduL gene encoding phosphate propanoyltransferase, with the translated sequence MSKTVPVGVSARHIHLTQEHVEALFGPGYQLTEFKPLSQPGQFAANEQVAVIGSKGKFDKVRILGPARPASQLEVSRTDSFSLGVKAPVRESGNIEGTPGITIKGPAGEVELETGVIVAARHIHFHTSEAEAWGIADKQLLKVRLGGERGLVLENVIARVSDSFKLDMHIDTDEANAAGANNGDTAEILD
- a CDS encoding DEAD/DEAH box helicase; translated protein: MTFNDLNLIPPILKALSLENYTSPTPIQEESIPAALAGRDILGCAQTGTGKTAAFSLPIIQLLSQQPGRTGGGKRIRSLILTPTRELALQIQENIQAYSKFTTIRSTAIVGGVSQKAQERALAIGADILIATPGRLIDLISQKRVDLQHVQILVLDEADRMLDMGFIHDVKRIIAKMPLKKQTLFFSATMPTEISQLVKTLLVNPVKIEITPVSSTVDRIEQSIYLLENGNKQNQLNRLLQDPSIVSALVFTRTKRGADRVTRDLTRINITAQAIHGNKSQNERQNALRNFKSGATRVLVATDIAARGIDIDELSHVINFNLPNIPETYVHRIGRTGRAGMSGIAISLCEAEEIPYLKDIQKLIGKTIPEIKDHAYPMSKSNLALLADRPGKAPVKPSQKAKTNPPRKPKSEWFAQGKQQSGGNTGGAKGASGSGHAGSGARSASGSSYAGGGARGASGSGHAGSGARGASGNQANGSGRPGGSQSPKSSSGSYGRSSQPGSTPGGSQSGRPSSRPAAKAGRS